The following are encoded together in the Azospirillum lipoferum 4B genome:
- a CDS encoding gamma-glutamyl-gamma-aminobutyrate hydrolase family protein: MAAVIGRSRPLVGITASVHGSRIAAMANRLALWRAGAASVRITAEAPFPIDRLDALVVGGGDDIDAALYGESARPHIRIDPERDRLEMRALDCAAKRGLPVLGICRGSQMINVHRGGSLHVDIHEVYEEAPHMRTVLPRKRIRIEPDSRLYCILGIAECRVNALHHQSVDRVGDGLRVVARERAGIVQGIEAPDEPFMIGVQWHPEYLVADSRQQGLFRRLVATAMGAAPLDDIAGTAQPGAERIEAPPDRRPVRAQG; the protein is encoded by the coding sequence ATGGCAGCCGTCATCGGAAGGTCCCGGCCGCTGGTCGGCATCACCGCCTCCGTCCATGGCAGCCGCATCGCCGCCATGGCCAACCGCCTCGCCCTGTGGCGAGCCGGCGCCGCGTCGGTCCGCATCACGGCCGAGGCGCCCTTCCCTATCGACCGGCTGGACGCGCTGGTGGTCGGCGGCGGCGACGACATCGACGCGGCGCTCTACGGCGAATCCGCCCGGCCGCACATCCGCATCGATCCCGAACGCGACCGGCTGGAGATGCGCGCGCTGGACTGCGCCGCCAAGCGCGGCCTGCCGGTGCTGGGCATCTGCCGCGGGTCGCAGATGATCAACGTCCACCGCGGCGGCTCGCTGCACGTCGACATCCACGAGGTGTACGAGGAAGCGCCGCACATGCGCACCGTGCTGCCGCGCAAGCGCATCCGCATCGAGCCCGACAGCCGGCTGTACTGCATCCTCGGCATCGCCGAATGCCGGGTGAACGCCCTGCACCACCAGTCGGTGGACCGCGTCGGCGACGGTCTGCGCGTCGTCGCCCGCGAGCGCGCCGGCATCGTCCAGGGCATCGAGGCACCCGACGAGCCCTTCATGATCGGCGTTCAGTGGCACCCGGAATATCTGGTGGCGGACAGCCGCCAGCAGGGCCTGTTCCGCCGGCTAGTCGCCACCGCCATGGGCGCCGCCCCGCTGGACGACATCGCCGGAACCGCGCAGCCGGGCGCCGAGCGGATCGAAGCCCCACCCGACCGCCGGCCGGTGCGGGCGCAGGGCTGA